gtcccagctactcgggaggctgagacaggaggatcccttgagcccaggagtttgaggttgctgtgagctaggctgacgccacggcactcagtctagcctgggcaacagagggagactctgtctcaaacaaaaaaaaaaaaaaaaaaaaaaaaaagatgacaacttTTCATATTGGGAATTTGCTAGTTTGAAAAGATGGTAATTTAATGAGATATTATTTCCTCTCCCTTGGTCTCCCCTCTCAACTTAATTCCTTAGTTCCAGGGTGTTAAGAAATCAGCAGCCTGAAATTTTCTCCCCTCCTAACACACCATAAATATTCCAAACTTCAAAGCTTATTTCTCTCAAGTTCAATCTCATCCAACTACAAAATGAAGAACTTtaaaagccttaaaaaagaaaacaaactggtATTTCCAAAGAAACTCCCTACTGTTCCTAGCTCCTGAGTTCTATGCAGTCTCTTTAGCTACATACTCACTTCCTTGGACACACGAGTCAGTTTTTAGACTCCTGCAAATAATTCTTTTCTGCATTAAAATCTTCAGTTGTAACAGCTTCAAAAAACTGCAAATTGTTCTTACTTACATCTGGAAGTCTGTATAGCTTCATTGTTCTCTGTAAAGTCATATTTCTACTCAAGTGAGAAAATTTCACTTCTACCAATTTTCTGGGGTTTAGTGATCGATGCCAGTATCTGGAAtacaataaaagttttaaaatctaattGATCTCTAACTTACAAGTTTTCACTCTTTGTCTCAGCTCAGCTGTTACATaagcatttactgaacacttatgTTGCGCCTGGCACAGTGCCGGACGCTGGTCTTCCTCCTATGCGATAATTTTATTAGACAATTGTTTATCTCTTACATTCCTAGTTATGTTCCTTTGGAGTTTGTGACCTTCCACCTCTTTCACTAAAGAGGAATcttaaaatcacaaaagaaatattCATCATGTCAAGCTTTGCAAGTATTTAATGATCATCGTTGATTCTACAAAAGGCAAACCGAAAAgcttaaaaacatgaaaacactTCTCCTCAATTAGTAGCCTTCACTTTTACAGAatacacagcaaagaaaacaactttTTGAATTCAACTGGCTTGAATTTCTTAAGCGATTTCAGTTTGGGTACTGGGATAAATGATTTGTATGAAAATACACCTGTGAAGTCTTTTATTCCATTTACTTACgaatgtaataatttaaaataggatATAGTAATTTTACAGTGCTATTGTTTATACGATGTTTAACGTTTCATCCTATTTGAGTCAGTAAACTCAGTGGAGGGAGACAAGCTCTTTCTGATGTTTTAGAAACAGGTTAGTCCAGTGGCAATCTGATCACTTCGTCACTGGAATAACCTCTGAAAGCTTGACTAGAGTAGGTGAAGTTGTAAAAATAAAGCTTAAGCCTTCTTCCCTGAGCACACTCTACACCTGCAGCCTTTCGACTGCTGTTTAATCAGGCTTTTGCAACAGTTCGGTAGTGCTGCAAAGCATGGCAGAAAACCGAGTGCTGGGTAGAAGAAAATGGTACGACATTGGACATTTCAAGGTCACAATGTTCCAGGGTTTCCAGTGCAGAGACAGCACTAGTCTTTTACAAGGACTAGAAACACAAGTCTAGATGCAGCATCATAAGCAGGAAAATGTTATGAACTTTTTTTTGAATCACCCAGTGGCCGTATGAGATACTGGAAAGAACACTGGACTCAGTGGTTTTAGGTTCTCTGCTGCTACCAACAAACTACATAATCACGAGTAAGACAAAATGCCTGAGTTACACCTGAGCAGAATAATACTTCTAGCAAAAGGCAGTGAGGCTCAACACAGCTGGTAAAGGAGAGACCTGAGGTAAGAATGTGCTGCTATTACCTGCACGTGGCCACCGGCTTAGGAAGAACGACCCCAGCCGTATACACGGCCTGAAAGATTCCTTCCAAGTTCACTCTTCTGGTTATCTCTCGGATTAACACTGGGGCCACCCGCTTTGATCTCAATTTCTTATGGACACAAAGAAAATTGATTTCTACCATCTTCTTCACACTAAGAAATCAAGATGTTGAAAATTAGAGCCCATATAagataaacacattttaaaaaataggacagCGCCCATACAATTGCAAAGACTTAAGAACACGAAAGATGTCCTTTaacataatatttaagaaaaatattttatcatttagacATTTTGTAAATTCAGATGCAAAGACTATTCCCCTGCCAAAATGATCGTAACTCTAGGCCACGGAGGCTCCAAACACTCTTGTTCTAAATTCATTTTAGGACTTTGGTCTTTTGCAAGGTTTCAATTTGGAAACCGGATCAGATGTGCACCTTAAAGTTTCTCTATGTTTTTCCTGTAATATACATAATTATGGTAATAAGTGGGTCAGCGTGGCATAGGATTTAATAAGACGTTGCTTTGGAGTATGATACAAATCCACAGGATTGCTGCGAGGGGCCTTGACCAGACCTCAAAGCCTGTTCCTGGCTCTGCTTCCAGGTAAGCAGGCATTTCACTTGGGGTGTAATATTCCTTGAGATAAAATGCTTTTAGCAGTAAGCAAGCTAACCTGCTATACAGAAAAGTAGGCAGACCTATTATGCATTTGATCTTTGACTTTCAGAGCTGGAGATCAGAGGAAAAAACACAATATACTTATGCTATGCAGAGAAAGTTTTTATCCCtcctaaaatttttcttcagtaattgttttccagaaataaacctgGAATATCCATTTATGGCTTTGTTTATATTGAGACATACAcacattatgtatatgtacataatatataatgtGTACATGTATGAAATTGAgagttagagaaaaagaaagcgataaagagagaaacagagagagagatcatTGTCCTTTCTATTCGGTTCACAgtccaaggtttttttttctttactaattaataaattttaccatttagagcagttttaggttcacagccaAACTGATCAGAGTCCCCACACACGCACAATGTGCCGCACGAACAGCAGCTCACGtcaggtaattttaaaaagccttttctaACTGCAATTCTTGGAAAAGCAACACACAAAAGTTGGCACGGACAAGCTCTGACATGTACCTGTCATAAATCCGAATCTTTGCCGGGATGGCGCTTATGAACCCCACCAGTTTTTTATTGGAAGACACTCTGACCCCACAGTGCCACTGGAGGAGCCAGCCTGGAGGACGCAGAGCCCTGAAGTCAGGGTGGATGAGAAACAAGCACCGGTTAGCATCCCAGAACGTGGGAACAGACACAGGAGCTCCCACCCAGCCCAACACCCGCTGTGCACCGCATTCGTGGCCAGGGAGACTCACCACAACAGGAACTCGGGCGAGTAGTCAAAGCGGAACATATTGTCATCATCTTCCACGTAATTCTCATTCAACAACGTGTATAACTCCTTGAGCTACGAGATAAAACCAGTGTCCTATCTATGGTGCTCGGAACCAACGCACAACAAGCACTACGTGTGAACGCAGGTGTTGAATTCAAGAGTTTTACTCACCACTTCGGCATTACTCAAGTCTAAAGTGTCCCACATAAAACCCTGTGGCAGAGAATATGGTTCTTGGCGTATATTGTCCTTATCTGGTTCAATTGCACCATGAGATGTTACGACTTCATCTGGACAgcgagaaaaagagaaaaagaaagacaaaaaagaaaaaaaatacattaaattgcAAAGTATCCTGATGATCCAAAATGGTCCGTGACATAAACAAAATCAGACTTTGGGCCCCTGGGCTTAATATACTCTTTAAAAAGATGGTGTAACTTCAGCTACTTCTGGACTGAGACAGGGAAGCTAGGCAGTGGTGTCAAATAAATGCTATTCCACCAATTAAAGGGGAAATCGTTTGTCCTCCAGTGACAGACATGACATTACGAAATGGTGGTGAGTTCTGAGTCTCAACCTTTACAAGGCAGATTTATCACACACCCCATCGTAAGCAGCGTGGGTTCGACACGACAGCCTGAGGACGTTCTCTTCTTACTCTGCATTTCTGCAAACTGGGAGGGGGAGGACTGCAGAgacctctgcctcctcccagcaAAACCTAAAATCAGTTTCAAGACTGGCTACTTCTCCCTGTCTACACTGCTAGCAACACAGAGCAGGCCACCAGGGTCTCTTGCAATTTCTACCACGATGCCTTTTTCCAGTTCATTCTCTGCAGAGCCTCCCAACGCGGTGGGAATAAAACCTGGGCTCTGTGCGTGGCCACTGCCTGCCTCATCCCGGCCCGGGGCCTTACTGGCGTCTTCCCTCTACTGGAGGCCCCGACATTCTCAGACGGAAGCTTACACATCGCTTTCTCACAGCCTCTTTCCGTGACTAAAGCTTTGTGCTACCTCAAGTatgtcctccctccaccccctgcccggCCACCTTCTGTCCCACTTTTCCACTGCTGTTGCCCGGGTATGGGATGGACCCTGCGCTGTACCTGGCACTCAATAACAGACACTCAACAAACACCTGCTGCAGGAAGGACCCTCAGGGTTGGTTCTTCCATCACAGAACCCTCCTGCAGGTAGAAGTCAGTGTTTGCACCACCTCcagtgtgtttctttttctcttccttctaatCCCTAATTTGGTTACTCTTGTCCCCAATTTCCCAGTTAATGTCCACTGGATACCCTGGGCTTTCTTAAGTCGGCCCAACTGGACAAATTCCCAGTCACTCCCATACAGAGTCCCTGTGACCACTGCCTAGCGTGTGGCTCTCACAGAGCATTCCTGGGACCAAGCCCTGCAAGTGGCTCTGAACAGATGGGTGTGTTTGGCCTGAGCTGGGTGGGACACCCCTTGGGATGGGCAGGCATGGAGAGATAGAGTCCCCCTGACTTCCCGATGTTTTCCCTCACCCTAGACCCACTGTCCTCCACCAACCTGGCCTCCCAGACCTATTCTGGCTTCTACTGCATTGAGCTGCCAACCAAGAACGCAAGGACTGGAGAACCATGCAAAGTAGGGAACGGCCACAGCTCAGGAGCTCCTGGGCCATCTTCCCAAGAGGTGCCCTGGAGTTTCCTGCCAGCCGAAAGTGGCTTTGTTCTCTGCAGAGCAGACCTGTAGGTCTCTGAGCGGTGCTGGGCTAAGCCTGATACATTTAGATCGATATATCGAGAGCCCTTTAGCTAATAATGGTCACTCATTTCAGTGTCACTAAATATCCTGTCAGTCCATACTAGAGAGTCTTCCTCTATTCCTAAAGACATTTCTAGAgcctgaagaagaaaaagggcAAGCTAagatcatttctctcttttttctcccacATTCAGAAGTAATGTTCTTTTTAAGTTGTTTGGGGTGGGGAAAGGTGGCAGAGGAGCGGTACCTTtacaaaagtttgagaaccaataTTCAAGGGCGCAGAGAAGGGTTGCTCCCTGATTTATATTTGATAAAACAGATTATTTATATATAGCTGAGTAATTAAGAGTTGTGGATGGCGATTAACCCTTTATATGATATAGATTCTGGAACCTGAacaatcaagaaagaaaaaaataattatatgatacTCTATCTTCATATGCACATAAGACAAAACAGCAGGCGTAGGTTGTACATTTCTGAACATTTTTATGGCATTTGTAACATCATCTTTTTTTGTCCAATGTGAAAGAGGAACAAGGAAAGTACGATTATGGCAACTTCACTGGTAAGAGTCCAAGTGAAATGTAAGGAAGCGGGCACAGCCCCAGGAGAAGGGGCCCTGTGGTCATTTCCTAGAGGAACCAGAGCCCTTCAAAGGCCCTCACGAGGCGTCCTAATTCCCTTACAATACCGGAACATTATAGAGTTCATACTCACGAACAACACTGGCGATATTTAACGGATACTAATTAACACCACTGGTGAGCGTTCAGAATCCTGTTGATAAATAGTTCAAAACTTTCCATTTCAGTAAGATAGAATCGAGCACATTTTTTGAGTCTTTTGGAATAACTGAGGAGTGAAACTGCTAAAAATTTGTTTATGATATACACAAGAAAAACAACTCCATGAagcccagaaagaaaaaatgaatccctcttctatatacatttttaagactCTGATGTTTCATAAGTATGAGGAAACTGGGCGTTATTATAGGGATAGGAATCAGACTAAAATCACTGTTATCAAAAGCCAATGTCACTACCtaatagttatattttaaaaagaaaaatagtacttCTGTGTAAATTTCAAATCTGTGGTATGAAACAAATAATATACATGAAGTAAAGTCTCTTTTGTGATTTTtactaggaggaaaaaaaaaaaaaaaaaagtcgggAAGCTTACTTAGTTTGGGTACCGGCTGCGTGTCCCAAAACTGGTATCTGTGCTTTGCAGCCTCATCAATGCTCCTGGCGGGGCCATGGCACGCGTATAACAGCTCCATTGCTCTCTGGATGTGCTGCAGCTTCTGCATGGGAATGCTCGGATTCTACAAGAGCAAAGAGAGACACAAACCGTGAGAAAGCTGCCGTGCTCTTAAACTT
Above is a window of Eulemur rufifrons isolate Redbay chromosome 25, OSU_ERuf_1, whole genome shotgun sequence DNA encoding:
- the NMT2 gene encoding glycylpeptide N-tetradecanoyltransferase 2 isoform X1, which gives rise to MAEDSESAASQQSLELDDQDTCGIDGDNEEETEHAKGSPGGDLGAKKKKKKQKRKKEKPYSGGTKSDSASDSQEIKIQQPSKNPSIPMQKLQHIQRAMELLYACHGPARSIDEAAKHRYQFWDTQPVPKLNEVVTSHGAIEPDKDNIRQEPYSLPQGFMWDTLDLSNAEVLKELYTLLNENYVEDDDNMFRFDYSPEFLLWALRPPGWLLQWHCGVRVSSNKKLVGFISAIPAKIRIYDSVKKMVEINFLCVHKKLRSKRVAPVLIREITRRVNLEGIFQAVYTAGVVLPKPVATCRYWHRSLNPRKLVEVKFSHLSRNMTLQRTMKLYRLPDVTKTSGLRPMEPKDIKAVRELSHSYLKQFHLAPVMNEEEIAHWFLPREHIIDTFVVESSSGKLTDFLSFYTLPSTVMHHPAHKSLKAAYSFYNIHTETPLLDLMNDALILAKSKGFDVFNALDLMENKTVLEKLKFGIGDGNLQYYLYNWRCPGTDSEKVGLVLQ
- the NMT2 gene encoding glycylpeptide N-tetradecanoyltransferase 2 isoform X2, producing MRRRRSMPKEVPEGIWEPKRKRKNRREKRRNPIRGAPSQILHLIPRRLKFSSLQSTTPSGCRVQREKPWNPSIPMQKLQHIQRAMELLYACHGPARSIDEAAKHRYQFWDTQPVPKLNEVVTSHGAIEPDKDNIRQEPYSLPQGFMWDTLDLSNAEVLKELYTLLNENYVEDDDNMFRFDYSPEFLLWALRPPGWLLQWHCGVRVSSNKKLVGFISAIPAKIRIYDSVKKMVEINFLCVHKKLRSKRVAPVLIREITRRVNLEGIFQAVYTAGVVLPKPVATCRYWHRSLNPRKLVEVKFSHLSRNMTLQRTMKLYRLPDVTKTSGLRPMEPKDIKAVRELSHSYLKQFHLAPVMNEEEIAHWFLPREHIIDTFVVESSSGKLTDFLSFYTLPSTVMHHPAHKSLKAAYSFYNIHTETPLLDLMNDALILAKSKGFDVFNALDLMENKTVLEKLKFGIGDGNLQYYLYNWRCPGTDSEKVGLVLQ